One Halioglobus japonicus DNA segment encodes these proteins:
- the putA gene encoding bifunctional proline dehydrogenase/L-glutamate gamma-semialdehyde dehydrogenase PutA, which yields MTDTLQHYRDNIRGAYCADEHKTVAGLLDACRLGAEARDQIRTDAIQLVEQCRGQSDRAGTLDAFLQEFGLSNKEGIALMCLAESLLRVPDQETADKLIAEKILSGDWAAHKGKSGSRFVNASVWGLMLTGRIVHLDDEITGDTASWMKKLVSGMGEPVVRRAVLQAMKIMGGQYVLGRTIEEGVQKGVAGNRPGTRFSFDMLGEGARTDADALRYYDAYAQAIECIVRLGSREGVIQSDGISVKLSALHPRYEYRQKRRVVAELLPRVKALALMAKQGNIGFSIDAEEADRLDLSLDLFEALARDPDLRGWDGLGFVLQAYQKRAVEVARWLIALAESAQRRLMVRLVKGAYWDGEIKHAQEMGLADYPVFTRKCHTDLSYQVCAQVLLSAPKDIFPQFATHNAHTVALVQALAPDPAAFEFQRLHGMGHLLYDQVQEASPQTAIRVYAPVGNHRDLLPYLVRRLLENGANSSFVNRFLDAQVPAAELITDQVDLTRSSQPYRHSRIPLPIDLYQQANVSWQNSRGIDLADPVAVSPLLEAMAAGVRPDALAGPVIGGERKPGDSTLVISPADHSVQVGKVIDASPAQVTEAMARAYAAQPAWDALGIDARAACLERAADLLEQECESLMGLIVAEAGRTIDDALSEVREAVDFCRYYARQGQHSLRGDDHLPGPTGEDNRLSWHGRGVFLCISPWNFPLAIFAGQVVAALVAGNSVVAKPAEQTPLIAARAVDILHRAGVPGDALQLLPGDGATVGGAAVRDPHLAGVVFTGSTDTAKLINRQLAERDGTILPLIAETGGLNVMLVDSTALPEQVVDDVISSAFQSAGQRCSALRVLYLQEDVADNIITMLRGAMAELKLGDPAALSTDIGPVIDLDARQMLERHEQRMQREGKLLASCELDAAHREGNFFAPQVYEIEKLGQLEREVFGPILHVIRYKVADLPRIYDDINASGYGLTLGVHSRIDAFAREVFRATHVGNTYINRNMVGAVPGVNPFGGHGLSGTGPKAGGPNYLLRFATERTRTENVVARGGNTQLFGLEE from the coding sequence GTGACTGATACCTTGCAACACTACCGGGATAACATCCGTGGGGCGTATTGCGCCGACGAGCACAAGACTGTGGCGGGGCTGTTGGATGCCTGTCGCCTCGGCGCTGAGGCTCGCGATCAGATTCGCACTGACGCGATTCAGTTGGTGGAGCAGTGTCGCGGCCAAAGCGATCGCGCCGGCACCCTCGATGCGTTCCTGCAGGAGTTCGGTCTGTCGAACAAAGAAGGCATCGCGCTGATGTGTCTGGCGGAATCCCTGCTGCGGGTGCCGGATCAGGAAACGGCGGACAAGCTTATCGCCGAAAAAATTCTCTCCGGTGACTGGGCTGCCCACAAAGGCAAATCCGGTTCGCGTTTTGTGAATGCCTCGGTATGGGGCCTGATGTTGACCGGACGCATCGTCCATCTGGATGATGAAATCACCGGTGACACCGCCTCCTGGATGAAAAAACTGGTCAGCGGCATGGGCGAACCCGTGGTGCGTCGCGCTGTGCTCCAGGCCATGAAGATTATGGGCGGGCAGTATGTCTTGGGCCGCACCATAGAGGAGGGCGTGCAAAAAGGGGTTGCCGGTAATCGCCCCGGCACGCGTTTTTCGTTCGATATGCTGGGAGAGGGAGCGCGCACCGACGCCGACGCCCTGCGCTACTATGACGCCTATGCGCAGGCCATCGAGTGCATTGTCCGCCTCGGTAGTCGCGAGGGCGTGATTCAGTCTGACGGTATTTCAGTCAAACTGTCGGCGCTGCACCCGCGGTATGAATACCGACAAAAGCGCCGGGTGGTCGCGGAGTTGCTGCCCAGGGTTAAGGCCCTGGCGCTGATGGCAAAGCAGGGCAATATCGGGTTCAGTATCGACGCCGAGGAAGCCGACCGACTCGACCTCTCCCTAGACCTCTTTGAAGCCCTGGCCCGCGATCCCGATTTACGTGGCTGGGACGGCCTGGGTTTCGTGCTGCAGGCTTACCAGAAGCGCGCCGTGGAAGTGGCCCGCTGGTTGATTGCGCTCGCCGAGAGTGCCCAGCGCCGGTTGATGGTGCGACTGGTGAAAGGTGCCTACTGGGACGGTGAGATAAAACATGCTCAGGAAATGGGTTTGGCGGATTACCCGGTATTTACTCGCAAGTGCCACACGGATTTGTCGTACCAGGTTTGTGCCCAGGTGCTGTTAAGTGCCCCTAAGGATATCTTCCCTCAATTCGCTACGCACAACGCCCATACCGTGGCATTGGTTCAGGCGCTGGCCCCCGACCCTGCCGCATTCGAGTTTCAGCGCTTACACGGCATGGGCCATCTGCTGTATGACCAGGTTCAGGAAGCCTCACCGCAGACGGCTATCCGCGTGTACGCGCCGGTCGGCAATCACCGTGACCTGCTGCCTTACCTGGTTCGACGTCTACTGGAAAACGGCGCCAATAGCTCGTTCGTGAACCGTTTCCTCGATGCACAGGTACCTGCGGCAGAACTCATTACGGACCAGGTGGATCTCACCCGGTCGTCGCAGCCGTATCGTCACAGTCGTATCCCGCTGCCCATCGATCTGTACCAGCAGGCGAATGTGTCCTGGCAAAATTCCCGCGGCATTGATCTGGCCGACCCGGTCGCGGTTTCGCCACTACTGGAAGCCATGGCTGCAGGCGTTCGACCTGACGCTTTAGCCGGCCCTGTCATTGGGGGAGAGCGCAAACCTGGCGACTCAACGCTGGTCATCTCGCCGGCCGATCACAGCGTTCAGGTGGGCAAAGTTATCGACGCCAGTCCGGCCCAGGTGACTGAGGCTATGGCGCGCGCCTATGCCGCCCAGCCGGCCTGGGATGCATTGGGTATCGATGCACGCGCTGCCTGTCTTGAACGCGCGGCCGATTTGCTGGAGCAGGAGTGCGAATCGCTGATGGGGCTGATTGTCGCCGAGGCCGGACGCACGATTGATGACGCCCTGTCCGAGGTGCGCGAGGCGGTGGATTTCTGCCGCTACTACGCGCGCCAGGGGCAGCACAGTTTGCGCGGCGATGATCATCTTCCCGGGCCTACGGGTGAGGATAATCGACTCAGCTGGCACGGACGCGGTGTGTTTCTCTGCATCAGTCCCTGGAATTTCCCCCTGGCTATTTTTGCCGGCCAGGTGGTCGCCGCACTGGTCGCGGGCAATTCTGTGGTCGCCAAACCTGCCGAGCAGACACCGCTGATCGCGGCACGCGCCGTGGATATTCTGCACCGCGCCGGTGTGCCCGGTGATGCATTGCAATTGTTACCCGGTGACGGCGCCACAGTGGGCGGCGCGGCGGTTCGTGATCCGCACCTGGCCGGTGTCGTATTCACGGGTTCTACAGACACGGCAAAGCTGATCAACCGTCAACTTGCGGAGCGTGACGGTACTATCCTGCCGTTGATTGCCGAGACAGGCGGCCTCAATGTCATGCTGGTTGACTCAACGGCCCTGCCGGAACAGGTGGTTGACGACGTTATCAGCTCTGCCTTTCAGAGTGCCGGCCAGCGTTGCAGTGCGCTGCGCGTACTGTATTTACAGGAGGATGTGGCGGATAACATCATCACCATGCTGCGCGGTGCCATGGCTGAATTGAAACTCGGTGACCCCGCGGCGCTGAGCACAGATATCGGTCCCGTGATTGACCTGGACGCGCGCCAGATGCTGGAGCGTCACGAGCAACGCATGCAGCGCGAGGGGAAACTACTCGCCAGCTGCGAACTCGACGCCGCCCACCGCGAGGGTAACTTCTTTGCCCCGCAGGTTTACGAAATCGAAAAACTCGGTCAGCTCGAGCGCGAGGTGTTTGGCCCTATACTGCATGTGATTCGTTACAAGGTCGCCGACCTGCCGCGAATCTATGATGACATCAATGCCAGTGGTTATGGCCTGACCCTGGGGGTGCACAGCCGTATCGATGCGTTCGCCCGTGAGGTGTTCCGTGCAACGCATGTCGGCAACACCTATATCAACCGCAATATGGTTGGTGCCGTGCCGGGTGTGAATCCATTTGGCGGTCACGGCCTGTCCGGCACCGGACCCAAGGCGGGTGGCCCGAACTACCTGTTGCGCTTCGCCACGGAGCGTACCCGCACCGAGAACGTCGTGGCCCGCGGCGGCAACACTCAGTTATTCGGGCTGGAGGAATAA
- a CDS encoding FecCD family ABC transporter permease yields MSLLMLGAVASVTQGAMAIPAKKSLLALIDAAIGSNAADLANYQRAVIVELRLPRTLLALLVGAILAQCGAAMQGMFRNPLADPGIIGVSSGSAVGAVLAIFLSPPELAWWIVPLGAFAAGFGTSVLIYQLARGSTGTSVFILLLAGIAISALAGAFIGFISYIADDARLRDLSLWQMGSLASADSGRLWILAAAFALIAWRLQRSANGLNALLLGEAEARHLGIDVEQLKRELVLLVALGVGLAVSAAGVIGFIGLVVPHFVRMLTGPNHTTLLPLAALGGALLLLLADIGARLFLAPAELPVGILTALLGAPFFLVLLLQQRQRA; encoded by the coding sequence ATGAGTCTGCTGATGCTCGGCGCCGTGGCTTCTGTCACTCAAGGTGCAATGGCTATCCCGGCCAAAAAGAGTCTACTGGCACTGATTGACGCAGCCATTGGCAGCAACGCGGCTGATCTGGCCAACTACCAGCGCGCAGTCATTGTCGAATTGCGCCTGCCACGAACTTTGCTCGCCTTACTGGTGGGCGCAATCCTTGCGCAATGTGGCGCGGCAATGCAGGGTATGTTTCGCAATCCGCTGGCAGACCCCGGTATTATCGGCGTGTCATCCGGCAGCGCTGTCGGGGCGGTGCTGGCGATATTTCTTTCGCCGCCCGAGCTGGCCTGGTGGATCGTCCCCCTGGGCGCCTTTGCCGCCGGATTCGGCACCAGCGTGCTTATCTACCAGTTGGCCAGAGGGTCCACAGGCACGTCGGTTTTCATTCTGCTTCTGGCGGGTATTGCCATCTCAGCGCTGGCAGGTGCATTTATTGGGTTTATCAGCTATATCGCTGACGACGCCCGGCTGCGGGATCTCAGCTTGTGGCAAATGGGTTCTCTGGCCTCTGCTGACAGCGGCCGGCTCTGGATTCTAGCCGCCGCATTCGCGCTGATAGCCTGGCGACTGCAGCGCAGCGCCAACGGCCTCAACGCGCTGTTACTCGGCGAGGCTGAAGCTCGCCATCTGGGTATTGATGTCGAACAGCTAAAGCGCGAACTGGTGCTCCTGGTTGCGCTGGGTGTGGGGCTGGCGGTTTCTGCCGCGGGTGTCATTGGTTTCATCGGTCTGGTTGTGCCCCACTTTGTGCGCATGCTGACGGGACCCAATCACACGACGCTACTGCCACTGGCGGCCCTGGGAGGAGCCTTGTTGCTACTGCTCGCTGATATCGGCGCACGACTTTTTCTCGCTCCGGCCGAACTACCCGTGGGCATTTTGACCGCGCTTCTCGGCGCGCCCTTTTTTCTGGTGCTGCTATTGCAGCAGCGACAGCGAGCATAG
- a CDS encoding SDR family NAD(P)-dependent oxidoreductase → MNKKMLITGATDGIGLETAKKLAAMGREVLIHGRNPAKLDAAAHAVEEHARLPRYSLTAWTCASSSTRWRRCC, encoded by the coding sequence ATGAATAAGAAAATGCTGATCACCGGTGCCACCGATGGCATCGGTCTGGAGACAGCTAAAAAACTGGCGGCAATGGGGCGCGAGGTGCTGATCCACGGGCGCAATCCGGCCAAGCTCGACGCTGCGGCCCATGCGGTTGAGGAACACGCACGCCTGCCCCGGTACTCGCTAACGGCATGGACGTGCGCTTCGTCGTCAACGCGCTGGCGCCGCTGCTGTTAA
- a CDS encoding TonB-dependent receptor, translating into MHTRNRRLTPIATALIAANFAIPATAQEDSRRYSLQLEEVVVTAQKREENFMSVPVTVNAFTAQDMVNTGADDIRDIDTFMPGVEIGSAFGSGSSTQAGVTVRGVSSPNISSGGDPSVATFYDGTYMPRAATSIPFTDIARTEVLKGPQGTLFGRNATAGVINIVPNRPHDEFEAFVKTRVGNHNLLRLEGMVNTPVTDEVYLRANVFSHQRDGLTEQKGVGDDVKDEGYIAARAALLWDVSDSTSLQLAVDVEDRDEAPSVIIGVGKYAYEASDDPFSGETAHDVIGGEETREMYGVSLKLESELTDEWSTFGIVSYRDWDTTNLQEEDGTADPRRYLDTNNIEDSDIFYSELRFHYVTDKLNFITGGNYSKEDVFQRTDIGLLADSYMQFLTILGGFGGPDDHIWNLLPPSEELYLALSAAEGIAVLPPSFSGEFFTETMDNTGDFVNWGIFADATYQLTDTLSLAAGLRYSYDEKEYTWQTYESQLDWPYAPERVAYNPAESGAPEEVWLDQFKLKDDWSKTTGRLVLDWEFSDYAMLYASAATGYKSGGFDGQSFSAYAAGPFDPEDMTSYEIGLKGDFFADTLRVEAALFYHELDGKQNSKSTKDSPDDPTAAPTVVTSDEEAEGIEIVVTWSITDTLRIAGLTTYRETRSIEEAYFNAAGEPAGGEEFTSRTNNDYTLRLDWTPEIPTGFLLLHMNYVFNEDPAKFDPDTAIFVDGPWYFQDRKILNARVAWTNEQENLEIALWGDNLLDEEYASNPGGLAADTLGAAHTSIRDTITYGLDLRYAF; encoded by the coding sequence GTGCACACCCGCAATAGGCGCCTGACGCCAATCGCTACTGCGCTAATCGCAGCCAATTTCGCCATCCCCGCCACTGCCCAGGAAGACAGCAGGCGCTACAGTCTGCAACTGGAGGAAGTGGTGGTCACAGCCCAGAAGCGCGAAGAGAATTTCATGAGCGTGCCGGTCACGGTAAACGCCTTCACCGCGCAGGACATGGTAAATACCGGCGCCGATGATATTCGCGACATCGACACCTTCATGCCCGGCGTGGAAATTGGCAGCGCCTTTGGTTCCGGTTCATCTACCCAGGCCGGTGTCACCGTCCGCGGTGTCAGCAGCCCCAACATCAGCTCCGGTGGCGATCCGTCGGTGGCCACGTTTTACGACGGCACCTATATGCCCCGGGCAGCAACGTCGATTCCCTTTACCGATATCGCTCGCACAGAAGTTCTGAAGGGGCCACAGGGCACCTTGTTCGGGCGCAACGCCACCGCCGGCGTGATCAATATTGTACCCAACCGCCCCCACGACGAGTTCGAAGCGTTTGTGAAGACCCGGGTCGGCAACCACAACCTGCTGCGTCTGGAAGGCATGGTAAACACCCCCGTCACCGACGAAGTGTATTTGCGGGCGAATGTATTCAGCCATCAGCGCGATGGCCTGACTGAACAGAAAGGCGTGGGCGACGACGTTAAGGACGAGGGATACATTGCAGCTCGCGCAGCGTTGCTGTGGGACGTGAGCGACAGCACATCGCTACAACTTGCCGTGGATGTGGAAGATCGCGATGAAGCGCCATCCGTCATCATCGGCGTAGGCAAATATGCCTATGAGGCCAGCGATGACCCCTTCTCCGGAGAGACCGCTCACGATGTGATTGGCGGCGAAGAGACGCGCGAAATGTACGGTGTGTCGCTGAAACTGGAGAGTGAGCTGACTGATGAATGGTCGACGTTTGGTATCGTCAGTTATCGCGACTGGGACACCACCAATCTCCAGGAAGAAGACGGTACCGCCGATCCGCGTCGCTACCTGGACACCAACAATATCGAAGACTCAGACATCTTCTACTCTGAACTGCGCTTCCATTACGTCACCGACAAACTGAACTTTATTACCGGTGGTAACTACAGTAAGGAAGACGTGTTTCAGCGCACCGACATCGGCTTGCTGGCCGACTCGTACATGCAATTCCTGACTATCCTTGGCGGCTTCGGCGGTCCGGATGACCACATCTGGAATTTACTGCCACCCAGCGAGGAACTGTATCTCGCACTCTCTGCAGCAGAAGGCATTGCGGTGCTACCCCCCTCGTTCTCAGGCGAATTTTTCACCGAGACCATGGACAATACAGGCGACTTCGTTAACTGGGGTATATTCGCCGATGCCACCTACCAGTTAACCGACACGCTGAGTCTCGCTGCTGGCTTACGCTACAGCTACGACGAAAAAGAGTACACCTGGCAAACCTACGAATCCCAGTTGGACTGGCCGTACGCCCCAGAGCGTGTCGCATACAACCCGGCAGAATCAGGCGCCCCAGAAGAAGTCTGGCTGGACCAGTTCAAGTTGAAGGACGACTGGAGTAAAACCACGGGACGCCTGGTGCTGGATTGGGAGTTCAGTGACTATGCAATGCTCTACGCCTCGGCAGCCACCGGCTACAAATCGGGTGGCTTCGACGGCCAGTCGTTCTCCGCCTACGCGGCCGGTCCCTTCGACCCTGAAGACATGACCAGCTACGAAATCGGCCTGAAAGGCGACTTCTTTGCAGATACCCTGCGGGTGGAGGCGGCGCTTTTCTACCACGAACTCGATGGCAAGCAGAATTCCAAATCGACCAAGGACAGCCCCGATGATCCCACTGCCGCCCCCACGGTAGTCACCAGTGATGAGGAAGCCGAAGGCATTGAGATTGTCGTGACCTGGAGCATTACCGACACCCTGCGCATCGCCGGCCTCACCACCTATCGCGAGACCCGCTCAATCGAAGAAGCGTATTTCAATGCGGCCGGTGAACCTGCCGGTGGCGAGGAATTCACGTCGCGCACCAACAACGATTACACCCTGCGCCTGGACTGGACACCGGAGATCCCCACCGGTTTCCTGCTGCTGCATATGAACTATGTGTTCAATGAGGACCCGGCCAAGTTTGACCCGGATACGGCGATCTTTGTAGATGGGCCCTGGTACTTCCAGGATCGCAAAATTCTCAACGCGCGCGTGGCGTGGACCAACGAGCAGGAGAATCTTGAGATAGCGCTGTGGGGCGACAACCTGCTGGACGAAGAGTACGCGTCCAACCCCGGTGGCCTCGCTGCCGATACCCTGGGAGCCGCCCACACCAGTATCCGCGATACCATTACCTACGGCCTCGACCTGCGCTACGCCTTCTGA
- a CDS encoding SDR family NAD(P)-dependent oxidoreductase, producing MKFSLGLEGKKAVIVGGARGIGRATAELLVGGGAEVAICARDAATVDEAVAALSANGGNASGAAVDVTDKAGYEAWIQSCGEAMGTIDILIIMASGVGGAVDEDSWRANFETTIMGASRGVDAAVPYLAKSDAGSIVLMSSTAAVENFFAPQPYNALKAALITYSSQLAQTVGEQGIRVNCVSPGPTYFDGGNWDMVNQGAPEVFQQVESGFPGGKLGSAEEVANAVVFLASPAASFVTGTNLVVDGGFTKRVQF from the coding sequence ATGAAATTTTCTCTCGGCCTTGAAGGCAAGAAGGCAGTCATCGTGGGCGGCGCCCGAGGTATTGGGCGCGCCACGGCAGAACTGCTGGTCGGCGGAGGCGCAGAAGTCGCTATTTGTGCCCGCGATGCCGCTACGGTAGATGAAGCGGTTGCCGCTCTCTCAGCAAACGGCGGTAACGCCTCTGGCGCCGCGGTCGATGTCACAGACAAGGCCGGCTATGAGGCCTGGATCCAGAGCTGCGGCGAAGCCATGGGCACCATCGACATTCTCATCATCATGGCCAGCGGCGTTGGCGGTGCGGTGGACGAAGACTCCTGGCGCGCCAACTTTGAAACTACCATCATGGGAGCCAGCCGCGGTGTGGACGCCGCAGTCCCCTATCTCGCCAAATCTGACGCGGGCTCCATCGTGTTGATGAGTTCTACCGCGGCGGTAGAGAACTTCTTTGCCCCCCAGCCCTACAATGCCCTCAAGGCCGCACTGATCACCTACAGCAGCCAGCTCGCGCAGACCGTGGGTGAGCAGGGCATTCGGGTGAATTGCGTTTCCCCCGGCCCCACCTATTTCGACGGTGGCAACTGGGACATGGTGAACCAGGGTGCACCCGAAGTGTTCCAGCAGGTTGAGAGTGGCTTCCCCGGAGGCAAACTGGGCAGCGCTGAAGAGGTAGCGAACGCGGTCGTCTTCCTCGCCAGCCCCGCGGCCAGTTTTGTCACTGGCACCAACCTGGTGGTCGACGGTGGCTTTACCAAGCGCGTACAGTTCTAG
- a CDS encoding heme ABC transporter ATP-binding protein, which yields MLHVHDLKFSRGREFILQVADWRASPGHVQAVLGTNGAGKSTFLKLLCGEEAPTGGDIRLHGQRLQDWSALERARHLGVLPQASSLSFAFSAEEVVSLGLTPLNTGWRNAQHTVRAVMRATDCAHLAKKPYPRLSGGERQRIHLARVLVQLSQAEHAPVLLLDEPTSAQDLGQQHRMLELASGLAREHNYAVVAILHDLNLTLRHTTHCLHLDAGRSVAQGAPQEVLSSDSIAKYWGYNAQLMRTADGALVVA from the coding sequence ATGTTGCACGTACACGATCTCAAGTTCAGCCGCGGGCGCGAATTCATCCTGCAAGTTGCCGACTGGCGGGCTAGTCCCGGTCACGTGCAAGCAGTGCTGGGAACCAATGGCGCGGGTAAATCGACATTCCTCAAACTGCTGTGCGGCGAGGAGGCTCCTACCGGCGGCGACATAAGGTTGCACGGACAACGCCTGCAAGACTGGAGCGCACTGGAACGCGCCCGCCATCTCGGCGTACTCCCCCAGGCCAGCTCATTGAGTTTTGCGTTCTCCGCTGAAGAAGTGGTGTCACTGGGCCTGACTCCGTTGAACACCGGCTGGCGCAACGCGCAACATACCGTGCGAGCCGTGATGCGCGCGACCGACTGTGCCCATCTGGCGAAAAAGCCCTATCCGCGTCTGTCCGGTGGCGAGCGGCAGCGTATTCACCTGGCCCGGGTGTTGGTGCAGCTCAGCCAGGCAGAACACGCGCCGGTGCTCTTATTAGACGAACCCACTTCTGCTCAGGATCTCGGCCAGCAACACCGCATGCTGGAACTCGCCAGCGGCCTCGCTCGCGAACACAACTATGCTGTTGTGGCCATTCTCCATGATCTGAACCTGACACTGCGCCACACCACTCACTGCCTGCATCTCGATGCCGGCCGCAGCGTGGCCCAGGGCGCGCCGCAGGAAGTGTTGAGCAGTGACAGCATAGCGAAATACTGGGGTTACAACGCGCAACTCATGCGCACCGCCGATGGTGCTCTCGTGGTCGCCTGA
- a CDS encoding GGDEF domain-containing protein produces MINKDQRAGPANLPSAVHQEKLTLLLQQSHIAAYISVGVAAILVAVLWEQQSSDRLLTWMGGIVATASVRVVMYQSFRRHPPEVDENSHREFIYFAATLTYFAWWGIGSLWIMPKASYADQIIVLYFMIGLAGSAVAVFSANWPLQIGAVALLLLPIVSWFFAQGSLPEAGMATAGLIFLLSATRSARVLAGTIDTNLRLKHQLINANAVAERLARVDELTNLYNRRAFNEYSRLQAAQAQRTGNPLSLVLLDLDHFKAVNDSYGHAVGDDVLQHVAKMLRESVRESDICGRIGGEEFAILLPGTSAEKAQVVAEALRRQLYEIPFAFPDGEAIIHASFGVAQVRGEFSDALQQADSALYAAKTAGRNRVELCDNVTPIRRPGGEQSRR; encoded by the coding sequence ATGATAAATAAAGACCAGCGCGCGGGCCCCGCCAACCTGCCCAGTGCTGTACATCAGGAGAAACTGACCTTACTCCTGCAGCAGTCCCATATTGCCGCCTACATCTCTGTGGGGGTGGCCGCGATTCTGGTGGCTGTGCTTTGGGAGCAGCAATCGTCTGATCGCCTGCTGACATGGATGGGGGGCATTGTCGCCACAGCCAGTGTGCGCGTTGTCATGTACCAGAGCTTCCGGCGCCACCCCCCGGAGGTCGACGAAAACAGCCACCGGGAATTCATCTACTTCGCCGCCACCCTGACCTACTTTGCCTGGTGGGGCATTGGCAGCCTGTGGATCATGCCGAAGGCCTCCTACGCCGACCAGATCATTGTGCTGTACTTTATGATTGGTCTCGCCGGCAGCGCGGTGGCGGTATTCTCCGCCAACTGGCCGCTGCAAATCGGTGCAGTGGCACTGTTGCTGCTGCCCATTGTGTCCTGGTTTTTCGCCCAGGGCTCCCTGCCCGAAGCGGGTATGGCGACCGCCGGCCTCATATTCCTGCTATCGGCAACGCGCTCGGCACGGGTGCTGGCCGGCACCATCGACACCAACCTGCGCCTCAAACACCAACTCATTAACGCCAATGCGGTCGCAGAACGACTGGCACGCGTCGACGAACTGACCAACCTCTACAACCGCCGCGCGTTCAATGAGTACAGCCGCCTGCAGGCCGCCCAGGCGCAACGCACCGGCAATCCGCTGTCGCTGGTACTGCTGGACCTGGACCACTTCAAAGCTGTGAATGACAGTTACGGCCACGCGGTGGGCGATGACGTATTGCAACACGTCGCGAAAATGCTGCGCGAGTCGGTGCGCGAGTCTGACATCTGCGGCCGGATCGGCGGAGAAGAGTTTGCGATTTTACTACCCGGGACCTCGGCGGAAAAAGCCCAGGTGGTGGCGGAAGCGCTGCGCCGTCAGCTGTATGAAATACCCTTCGCATTCCCCGATGGCGAGGCGATTATTCACGCCAGTTTCGGCGTCGCCCAAGTACGCGGCGAATTCAGTGATGCATTGCAACAGGCTGACTCGGCACTGTATGCAGCCAAAACCGCGGGCAGAAACAGGGTCGAACTGTGTGACAACGTCACGCCGATTCGCCGACCCGGCGGCGAGCAGAGTCGCCGCTAA
- a CDS encoding SDR family oxidoreductase — MSDYLESLFSLNGKTALVTGGGKGIGRMIAESLLQAGARVYISSRSAEDCEAAAAEMAALGDCRAYPYDLSQLNNIEALAGEIEAAGQGLHILVNNSGATWGAPLDEFPEAGWDKVMNLNVKSPFFLIQKLLPLLRAAGTQEDPARVINISSVAATMAGSQSAYSYMASKAAISHLTRGLAVDLAKQHIAVNSIAPGFFPSKMTSHMTTDEGLAFMRSLAPMGRIGEPQDIAGVMLLLCGAAGSFMTGATIPIAGGMDLGAGY, encoded by the coding sequence ATGTCTGACTATCTCGAATCGCTCTTTTCGTTGAATGGGAAAACTGCGCTTGTCACCGGCGGTGGCAAGGGCATTGGCCGCATGATTGCCGAGAGCCTGCTGCAGGCGGGTGCCCGGGTGTATATTTCCTCGCGCTCGGCAGAGGACTGCGAGGCCGCGGCGGCCGAAATGGCGGCGCTGGGCGATTGCCGGGCCTACCCCTATGACTTGTCACAACTAAACAATATTGAAGCCCTGGCGGGCGAGATTGAGGCGGCGGGGCAGGGCCTGCATATCCTGGTGAATAACTCCGGAGCCACCTGGGGTGCACCACTGGATGAGTTCCCTGAGGCGGGCTGGGACAAGGTCATGAACCTCAATGTAAAGAGTCCCTTCTTTCTGATTCAGAAACTGTTGCCGCTATTACGTGCAGCGGGTACCCAGGAAGACCCGGCCCGGGTGATCAATATCAGTTCAGTGGCCGCGACCATGGCCGGTAGCCAGAGTGCCTATTCCTACATGGCCAGCAAGGCGGCTATTTCCCATCTGACCCGCGGGTTGGCGGTGGATCTTGCCAAGCAGCACATTGCCGTGAATTCGATTGCGCCGGGTTTTTTCCCGAGCAAGATGACCAGTCATATGACGACCGACGAAGGGCTGGCGTTCATGCGATCGCTGGCGCCCATGGGGCGCATTGGTGAACCTCAGGATATTGCCGGTGTGATGCTGTTGTTATGCGGTGCAGCAGGGTCATTCATGACGGGCGCCACGATTCCGATCGCCGGCGGGATGGATCTCGGAGCGGGCTATTAG
- a CDS encoding Lrp/AsnC ligand binding domain-containing protein: MNKRLRELDRTDRKILTLLQQDGRISNVDLAREVALSPTPCLERVRRLEREGYITGYVALADPARLHANTLAFIQVSLVNTSTEILREFNQRMQALPQVESCHMVAGGFDYLLKIRCADMQDYQQFLGEHLGAIPMISQTHTYVVIEEVKNETAIPVAPAKA, encoded by the coding sequence ATGAACAAACGACTGCGTGAACTCGATCGAACCGATCGCAAAATTCTGACCCTGCTCCAACAGGATGGCCGCATATCCAATGTAGACCTTGCCCGTGAAGTTGCACTGAGCCCGACACCCTGCCTGGAGCGAGTGCGGCGCCTGGAGCGCGAGGGCTACATAACCGGCTATGTCGCCCTGGCCGACCCGGCACGACTCCACGCCAATACCCTGGCCTTTATTCAGGTATCGCTGGTCAACACCAGCACTGAAATACTGCGCGAGTTCAATCAACGCATGCAGGCCCTGCCCCAAGTGGAATCCTGCCACATGGTGGCCGGCGGCTTTGACTACCTGCTCAAGATTCGCTGCGCCGATATGCAGGACTACCAGCAATTCCTCGGCGAACACCTGGGCGCGATACCGATGATTTCCCAGACCCATACCTACGTGGTGATCGAGGAAGTAAAGAACGAGACCGCGATACCGGTGGCCCCCGCCAAAGCATAA